DNA from Sulfurimonas xiamenensis:
AAAAGTTTGAACAATTTTGTTTTTTCAAATTTTGTTTTTAGTAAAAAATAGGCTCCCCAAGGGGTTAGTATGTAAAAAATAAGCCCGAAATAGCCAAAAATTGTGCCTATACTGTAGCTGTTGTGTTCAGTTCTGGCAAAGAAGTTAAAGAGGATGTTGTTCCAGCAGCTGTTGTAATTAAAGTAGAGGTTTTGGATGATAAAAAGAGAGACAACTGCGGTGACAACTAAGATGCTTTTTATGGCTTTGGATCTATATATAAAGATACAAAAAAGAAGCAGCGAAAAGAGCAAAAAAACCGCAAAATATTTGCTTAAAAACGCAGAGCCTAAAAATAGACCTGCAAGAAGAGAGTATCTTAACCACTCTTTTTTCTCCAAAGAGTAGAGCAAAAAGAGCACTCCAAAAGAGCTAAAAAAGAGCAGGGCGATATCATTTGTCATAAGTATAAGCAGAATATCAACGGGCGAAGCCAAAAAGATAAGTGATGTGAAAAAAGCTCTTTTTTTCTCTACGCTGTAGAGCAGGGCAATTTTGTAGATGACAAAAGCGACTGCAAAAGTTGTAACAACGCTAAAGAGTCTAAAAAATATATGGGAATCACTGATAAAACTCATCAGATACAGCATCCAGCCTACCATCGGCGGATGGTCATAATAGCCCATACTTAAGTTATTTGCCCACTTGATAAAGTATGCCTCATCACCGGTTAATGGAAGTAATAATAAAATTGCAATTTTAAAAACAAATATTGCAAAGAGAATCTGTATCTCTTTTTTATAACTATTTATCATATGCTCATTTTTTTAAATATAAACTCAGGAATATGTTTAATTATAAGCATTATAAGCATCCAGATAGATTTTGTGTATAGGATATTTCTTCCTTTTTGCTGTGCGTTGTAGATATCACCTGCCACATCTTCAGGTTCTGCAGTTAAATTTTGCGGCAAATCCATATTTTCGGTCATCTTTGTATTGACAAAGCCTGGTTTTACTGTAAGAACCGATACTCCGCTCTCATAAAGTCTGTTTCTAAGACCGCTTAAGTATGCTGAAAAAGCCGCTTTCGCACTTCCATAGATATAGTTTGCTTTTCTCCCTCTATCACCTGCAACAGAGCTGACGCCTACTATAAAACCGCGTCTGTGTTTTTCAAAATCATTTGCGATTATATTTAAGATGCTAACGGCTCCTGTATAGTTTACATTGATGGTATTTAGTGTTTCATCCCACTCTTTTTGCGCACTTTTTTGCTCTGCCATATAGCCAGAGACTACAATAACGCCGAGAGGTTTCTCTTCAAGCGAGGTATAAAAATTTTCATGAGTATCGTATGCCGTTACATCAAACTCTTTAAGCTTTACATCAACGCCGCTTCTAACATAGATATCCTGTTTTAAATCCTCCAAAGATGCACTTTCTCTAGCTGCCAAGAAGAGATTGTAACCGTTTTTTGCATAGACTCTGGCTATCTCTTTTGCGATGTCGCTTTTTGCTCCGATTATTAGAACATAACTCATATTTGAACCCTTTTTGACTGCAGTGAATTAAATTTTGTATCCATACTGTTGTTTTTTCTAAATTCTCTAAACTTCTCTATTTGAGGATACCCCTTCTCAAAAGTTTCTTTGCTTACGCGCACATCTTTTGTAAGATAGATTCTTCCTCCATATTTTACGACTACTTCATCAAGAGCATCTAAAAGCTCAAAAATTCCCTCTTCTATCTTAAAATCCAGTGCAAGGGAGTACCCCTCCATCGGGAAAGAGAGATAGTTGTTGTTCTCTTTTGCGTAAAGTTTTAAAACGGCTAAAAATGAGCCTTTCCCTGAATCGGAAATTTTGCTTAAAATCTCTTTTAATCCCTCAAAACTACTCTCTTTTGGAAGGATAAACTGATACTGAGTAAAGCCGTTTTTGCCATAAATCCTGTTCCAGTTCCCAATCGCGTCCAGCGGATAAAAGAAGGAGTTGATATCCACCTTTTGTTTGGATACTCCATCTTTTGCTTTTGCATAGTAGAGCCAGTTAAAAGCCTTTACGCTGAGGTTGTTGAGCGTAAATGATGGAAAGTTGAATGCGATTGAGAGCTTCTTTTTGCTTTTATAGTCCAAATCGCCGTCATCCGCAAAATCGCCGACCATAAGAAGGCATTTTCCTATTTCATCATCTTTTGCAAGGCAGTCTATCCATGCGACAGAGTAGGGCATATCCTGATACTTCTCAAACGCTTCGAAAGTCTCTTTTAGATTTTTTGTTTTTATGGTTGTCTGATTTATATTTTTAGAGTTGATTTTCTTTAGCGAAATTTTTGCACTTAAAATAACACCTGTAAGCCCCATACCTCCGCAGGTTGCATAAAAGAGTTCATCCCCTTTTTTGCAAACTTTTGTCTCACCATCGGGAAGCATTATGGTGAGCTCTTCCACACATTCGCTAAAACACCCCTCTATATGATGATTCTTTCCATGAACATCACTTGCAATCGCTCCGCCGAGGGTAATAAGTTTGGTTCCGGGAGTAACTTTTAAAAACCATCCGCGCTTTACTATAGAGTCTAAAATCTCACTCAGCAGCACACCGGCCTGGCATGTAAGCATCCCGTTTTGCTCATCAAAGTTCAAAAAGTTGTTATAGTTTTTGCAGTAAATAATATTTTCATTTAAAGC
Protein-coding regions in this window:
- a CDS encoding SDR family oxidoreductase encodes the protein MSYVLIIGAKSDIAKEIARVYAKNGYNLFLAARESASLEDLKQDIYVRSGVDVKLKEFDVTAYDTHENFYTSLEEKPLGVIVVSGYMAEQKSAQKEWDETLNTINVNYTGAVSILNIIANDFEKHRRGFIVGVSSVAGDRGRKANYIYGSAKAAFSAYLSGLRNRLYESGVSVLTVKPGFVNTKMTENMDLPQNLTAEPEDVAGDIYNAQQKGRNILYTKSIWMLIMLIIKHIPEFIFKKMSI
- a CDS encoding FAD-binding oxidoreductase gives rise to the protein MSLFSWGMYPKIITKKFALRDRESLKNYLEKTTEFIPYGNGRSYGDSALNENIIYCKNYNNFLNFDEQNGMLTCQAGVLLSEILDSIVKRGWFLKVTPGTKLITLGGAIASDVHGKNHHIEGCFSECVEELTIMLPDGETKVCKKGDELFYATCGGMGLTGVILSAKISLKKINSKNINQTTIKTKNLKETFEAFEKYQDMPYSVAWIDCLAKDDEIGKCLLMVGDFADDGDLDYKSKKKLSIAFNFPSFTLNNLSVKAFNWLYYAKAKDGVSKQKVDINSFFYPLDAIGNWNRIYGKNGFTQYQFILPKESSFEGLKEILSKISDSGKGSFLAVLKLYAKENNNYLSFPMEGYSLALDFKIEEGIFELLDALDEVVVKYGGRIYLTKDVRVSKETFEKGYPQIEKFREFRKNNSMDTKFNSLQSKRVQI
- a CDS encoding ArnT family glycosyltransferase, with the protein product MINSYKKEIQILFAIFVFKIAILLLLPLTGDEAYFIKWANNLSMGYYDHPPMVGWMLYLMSFISDSHIFFRLFSVVTTFAVAFVIYKIALLYSVEKKRAFFTSLIFLASPVDILLILMTNDIALLFFSSFGVLFLLYSLEKKEWLRYSLLAGLFLGSAFLSKYFAVFLLFSLLLFCIFIYRSKAIKSILVVTAVVSLFIIQNLYFNYNSCWNNILFNFFARTEHNSYSIGTIFGYFGLIFYILTPWGAYFLLKTKFEKTKLFKLLAFILGIAFFIFLVVSLKNKIGLHWFLIFVPYIFLLFSYLDDKRSDKLFIYNAIFTSVHAVLVIAVLLLPTSLLKEHKKYSDIVMYTKPEMLCSELAKFNDERIFTHSYSSASTLSYYCKRDITVLFSNSKYGRFDDKLLDVRTLSNKDITLLNKREIDKNELNKVCGSYLLETFEIEGATFYTATCNNFNYDAYKKLYLDVQNEKFYNIPSWLPVGECYFKDRYYR